GGTGCAGTTCGTCGCGCCTGTGGTCGCAAAGCTGCTGTCGACCTATTCGGAGCTCAAGGTCGATCTGCGCATGGGCGAGGCTGACGTCGATCTCATCGAGGAAGGCTATGACGTCGCCCTGCGCATGACCTCGCCGCCGGATTCAAGCCTGATCGTCCGCAGTCTCGCCACCTGGCGTCATGTGCTGTGTTGTTCGCACGATTATCTCGAGAGGCACGGCCGGGTGCAGAAGCTTGACGAACTCGCCGCGCATAATTGTGGCCGGCACTTGAACTATCCGTTCGGCGACGAATGGCGCTTCCTCGATCGCAAAGGCGCACCGGCCTCCGTACGCATCTCGGGCAGCTTCGTCACCAATAGCGGGGAAGCGCTGCGCAAGGTCGCACTGGAGGGGGGCGCAATCTGTCTGATGGCGGGATTTCTCATCCAGGACGACCTCGAAGCCGGCCACCTCGTGCGCCTCTTGCCGGAATATCGGACGATCGAGCTGTCCATGAACGCGGTCTATCCGCATCGTCATCATTTGTCGGCGAAGGTCAGGACCTTCATCGACCTGCTCGCGCAGCACAGCGCCGAGCAGCAAAAGCTGATCAATCCGTATTCATGAGACCTCTCGCCGACGGCTCCATGTCTGCCCAGAAAAGTGAGTTGACATCAGCTGGGCATCTGGAACAATGCAACCTAAGATATGAATGAGCTATTTTGGACCGAGATGGTTCGGCCCGATCCTGTTTCTTCGATGTGACGTTTCGTTCAAGCCGGCTATTCTGCTTCTCGGTCTCTTGCTTTCCATGTTTGGCGCATCGACAGGCGGCAAGCCGATCAACGTTCGATGGCGTGCCGCTTCGCAGGAGATTGGCGGCATCATATCGCGGTGAGGCTGGACGGCTTGGCCATATCCGGACCGACTGCAGCTGAAGGGAGGCTTCAATGACCCTCGCCAGAACGGGATGGCTTGCGACTCTGCTGCTCGGGCTCGTCGTGGCGTGCGTGCCTCCTTCCATAGCCGGGGCGGACGATGCGTGGCCGGTCAAGAAAAGGCTGATCGGCGAGGACGACGGCAAGTCGAAGGATGTCAGTGGCATTGCCTGCACGACCGCGGATGGATTTCCCCGTTCGTGCCTCGTCATCGACGACAACCTCCAGGACGCCCAGTTCGTCGAATTGACCGACGGCAAGCTCGTTGCCGGCAGCCCGGTCAAATTGATCGACAATACGTTCAACGACAAAGCGCTCGAACTCGATGGCGAGGGCGTCGCCTTCTCCAAAGGGGACTACGAGTATTATTACGTCATCGGCTCGCACGGCCATCCCCGGGACAAGGACCACAAGCTCGATCCAGAGAAAGATGCCGATAAGATTCGAGCGAAGATCGCTGCGAGCAGCCAGATCGTCCGGTTTCGCACGACAGGGGTAAATGGCAACGTGTCGGGCCTCGAGCGTACGTCGAAACTGAGAGATGTCATCGGGACTGAGCCCGCTCTTCGCGACTTCATGGATGTTCGGCTGGAGAAGAACGGTCTGACCATCGAGGGAGTGGCGATCAAGGGCGATCGGACATTGCTCGCGGGATTCCGCGGTCCCGTGCTGGACGGCAAGTGCGCCGTCGTTCTGGCGGTCGAGGTGGCTTCCCTGTTTGGTGACGGGAAGAGTTCGGACCATCGCTTGTACCGGCTGCCGCTCGGCAACGGTCGTGGCGTGCGCGATCTCGCATCATTCGGGGATGGCATTCTCGTTCTGGCAGGTCCTGGTGCGGACGGACCCGGGACCTACGCCGTTTATGCGTGGGACGGCGCATCGGAATCCGTCGAGCTGCTGAAGGACCTGCCATTCGATCCGAAGCGAAAGCCGGAGGGACTTCTGCCGCTGGACAAGACGTCCACCGGATGGCGTGTCCTCATCCTGTTCGATGGCGACAAGGAAGGTGCGCCCACCCCGATCGAGATATCGGCGTCGGGGCCGCGATCCTCATCCTGTCCTCCCGGCTAGGTGAAAGCCCGTGCTTCGCATTGCGCGTTCAGGAAGTCGGTGGGGGCAACCGCTTGAAAATATCGTCGAGCGCCATGCCGATCGCAAGCAGGCGATGATCGCTGCCAGCGGGGCCGTCAAGTTCGAGCCCGATCGGCAATTTGCTGGTAGCGCCAAGCGCGATCGGGATTTGGATTCCAGGTATGCCGGCATTGCTGCCGGGATCGGTGTTCTGGATGAACAGTCCGAAGTTTTCGAGGCTGCTGGAGTCGGGATTGGAAGCGATTGCCACACGCGGTGTGGTCGGGAAAGCGATGGCGTCGAGCCGATGATCGGCGAAGGTCGTGGCATAGAGCGCCTGTAGCGCCGGTCGCGCGGTCTTGATCGCCGCGTCATAGATCGGCCTTGCATCGAGCAGCGTATCGTCCGGACCCGGCAGTTTGCGCGGGATCACCAGGCCGTCATAGGTACCCTTCACGTCGGGGCTGGCAATCTCCATCGCCAGCGCTTCGATGGTGAGGCCTGTGCCGGTGTGGGCGAGATATCCGACCATGTCGTCATAGGCTTCATACAGCGCAACGGGGAAGCCGACCTGGCCGTTGAGCTCGGCGAGCTGCGGCATCTCGACCTCAACGACCGTGACGCCCTGTGCTTTCATCCGCACGATGGCGGCCTGGAAAGCGGTTTCGGTGTCGACATCGAGATTGGTCAACATCGTCCTCACGATGCCGATCCGCATTTGCTTCAGGTCGGCCGGTGCGACCGCCGCGCCACCCGTGATCACGCGATCGAGCAGCGCGACGTCGGCCATGGTCGCGGCCATCGGGCCCGCTGTGTCACGGGTATGCGAGATCGGGGCGATGCCTTGTTGCGGATAGCGGCCGACCGTCGGGCGCAGCGAGGCACATCCGTTCAGCGCGGCGGGCACGCGCACCGACCCACCGGTGTCGGTGCCGAGCCCGCCGGCGACGATCCGCGCGCCGATCGCAGCGCCGGTCCCCGACGAGGAGCCGCCGGCGATCAGGGTGCGGTCATAGGCGTTGCGTACGCCGAACCCGGCGCCGGTCCTTAACGCGGAGTTGTAGCCGGAGATGCCGAAGGCCAGCTCGTGCATGCTGGTCTTGCCGATGATGATCGCGCCCGCCGCGCGCAGCTTTGCCACGACCGGCGCATCGGCCTTTGGAACGTAGTCTCTGAGGGCGGGCGTGCCGGCGCTGCAAGGCAATCCCGCGACCTCGATGTTGTCCTTGATCACGACGGGCACGCCGCCGAGCGGCTTGTCCTTGTCGCCCGTCGCGTCGAATGCCGCTGCGGCCTTCAGGGCGCCGTCCTCGTCCAGCGTGACGAAGGCATTGAGATCGGCGTTGGACTTGGCGCGCGCAAGAGCCTCCGTCGTGAGGGTCGTACTCGTGACGGTCCCGGCGCGGACGCCGGCTGCGGCCTGGCCCAGGGTCAATTGGTCGAAATCCATGATGCGTCACTCTCTTGGCGGGCAGCCATTAGGGCGCCCTCCCAAGCATGGAGGCTGAAGCCTCGCCGGCTCCGCGTCAACCGGCGGCGCGCATCTTTGGCGGCGACGACGTTTGGAGTTCGCCAAACAAGCGCTCGACCTCGGTCTTCGTCCTCCCGATCGCGGCGTCCTTGACCGGGCCATAACCGCGGATCTCCATCGGCGCCTTGGCAATCGCGACGAGATCCGGAAGACGCGCCCTGCCGAGCTCGCCGAGCATCCGTTCGATCAGGGCTTCATACCATGTGATCAGTTCGCGCTCGGTCCGCCGTTCCCGGGCGTAGCCGAACGGATCGAACGGCGTTCCGCGCAATCCCTTCAGCCGCGCGAGGAGGGCGAGCGGCATCTGGATCCATTGGCCGAAGGCGCGCTTGCGTGGCCGGCCGCGCGCGTCGCGCTGCGACGGCAGGAATGGCGGTGCGAGGTGGTACCGGACGCTGAAGCCGTCCTCGAACTCGCTTTTCAGCTCATCGAGGAATCCACTCTGCATGTGCAGCCGCGCCACCTCGTATTCGTCCTTGTAGGCCATCAGCTTGAACAGGGCGCGTGCGACCGCTTCGGTCAGAGCCTCGCTGTTCAGGACGGTCTCGGCATTGCGGACTTTTGCGACGGTCGTTCGGTAGCGTGCGGCATAGGCGGCATCTTGATAGGCGGTCAGGAAGTCGGCGCGACGGTCGATGAGCTGGTCGAGCGTTTCGGCCTTGGGCGCATCCTCCGTTTTCAGGAGGTCGGGATCAGCGGCCGCGATCCGGCCCCAGGCAAGGGCCTGCTTGTTGCGTTCGACTGCGACGCCGTTGAGCTCGATCGCGCGCAGCAGCGCCGCAAGCGAGATCGGGACCAGCCTGCGCTGCCAGGCAAAGCCGAGCATGATGATATTGGCGTAGACGGCATCGCCGAGCAGCCGTTCGGCCAGCGCGTTGGCATCAATGGTGCCGAGATTGCCCTCGCTGATGACCTGGCCGATCGCGCGCAGGCGGGCGGGGGAGGCGAGGTCGGCGTCGCGGAATCGGACCACGTCGCCGGTCGGCATCTCCGCTGTGTTGACGGCGGCGCGCGTTCCGCGGCGGTAAGTACCGGACGCCTTCGGCGAGGAGCTGACAACGAGATCGCAGCCGATCAGCGCATCGGCCGCGCCCTGGTCGATCCGGACCTGATGCAGCGCCTCGGGGCTCGAGGCGAGGCGGATGTAGCTCAGCACTGGCCCGAACTTCTGCGCAAAGCCGGTGAAGTCGAGCACCGAGACGCCACGGCGCTCCAGGTGCGCGGCCATGCCGATCAGCGCGCCAACGGTGATCACGCCGGTGCCGCCGACGCCGGTCACCAGCAGGTCGTAGGGCCGATCGAGCGTTGCGGGAGCGGGCAGGGGAAGTGTCGCGGCCCGACCAACGGCGTCGATCTGGCTTGCGCTCTTCGTCCGGCGCGTCGCACCTTCGACGGTGACGAAGCTGGGGCAGAAGCCGTTGAGGCAGGAAAAATCCTTGTTGCAGGCCGAGAGATTGATCTGCCGCTTGCGGCCGAACGGCGTCTCTTTGGGCTCGACGCTGAGGCAGTTTGATTCCACCGAGCAGTCGCCGCAGCCTTCGCAGACGAGATCGTTGATATAGGCGAAGCGCTTGGGGTCGGCCATCTGTCCACGCTTGCGCCGGCGCCGCTTCTCCGTGGCGCAGGTCTGCTGATAAATCAGGACCGAGACCCCGGGAATATTGCGTAGCTCGCGCTGCACGGCATCCATCTCCTCGCGTGGATGAAGGGTGACGCCGGCCGGCAGGTCCGCAGGCGAGAACTGTGCGGGATCGTCCGACACCAGCGCAATGCGCGTCACGCCCTCGGCGCGGACGCTGTGGGCGATGGCCTGCACGCTGATGGGACCGTCGACCGGCTGACCGCCGGTCATCGCGACGGCATCGTTGAACAGGATCTTGTAGGTGATGTTGGCCTTGGCCGCGATCGCCTGCCGGATCGCCATCGAACCGGAATGGTAGTAGGTGCCTTCGCCGAGATTCTGGAAG
The sequence above is drawn from the Bradyrhizobium amphicarpaeae genome and encodes:
- a CDS encoding LysR family transcriptional regulator — its product is MDRFTSLTAFVHVVENGGFSAAARRLNMSTTMVSNHVQALEDRLGVRLLNRTTRKVSLTEIGKAYYDRSTQILADLEQADDIAGELQSVPRGTLRIHVATHMVQFVAPVVAKLLSTYSELKVDLRMGEADVDLIEEGYDVALRMTSPPDSSLIVRSLATWRHVLCCSHDYLERHGRVQKLDELAAHNCGRHLNYPFGDEWRFLDRKGAPASVRISGSFVTNSGEALRKVALEGGAICLMAGFLIQDDLEAGHLVRLLPEYRTIELSMNAVYPHRHHLSAKVRTFIDLLAQHSAEQQKLINPYS
- a CDS encoding indolepyruvate ferredoxin oxidoreductase family protein, giving the protein MDAVPSLDTYELSDRYDRKEGRVFLTGTQAIVRIALDQVRRDRASGLDTAGFISGYRGSPLGGIDLELWRIQQRLKQDRIEFLPAVNEDLAATAVLGSQQVETQGDREVDGVFGLWYGKGPGVDRSGDALKHGNAYGSSPHGGVLVVAGDDHGCVSSSMPHQSDVAFMSWFMPTLHPASVSEYLEFGEYGYALSRFSGMWVGFKAISEIVESGASVALRPPRSFRTPDFTPPPEGLHYRWPDLPGPQIEERLEAKKHAVYAFAKANPIDRRIYDIPDATYGIVTTGKAHLDLMEALRLMGLDEAACRSIGIDVYKVGMVWPLALHDAMDFVRGKREILVVEEKRGIIESQFKEYFYDYPGSKPERMVGKHDETGARLISWIGELSPRALAGVLARRLDPMFPGLNLAARAAALMPEAARTINVSGATRTPYFCSGCPHNTSTKVPEGSKALAGIGCHFMASWMDRETSSLIQMGGEGVNWAASSKFTGRKHVFQNLGEGTYYHSGSMAIRQAIAAKANITYKILFNDAVAMTGGQPVDGPISVQAIAHSVRAEGVTRIALVSDDPAQFSPADLPAGVTLHPREEMDAVQRELRNIPGVSVLIYQQTCATEKRRRRKRGQMADPKRFAYINDLVCEGCGDCSVESNCLSVEPKETPFGRKRQINLSACNKDFSCLNGFCPSFVTVEGATRRTKSASQIDAVGRAATLPLPAPATLDRPYDLLVTGVGGTGVITVGALIGMAAHLERRGVSVLDFTGFAQKFGPVLSYIRLASSPEALHQVRIDQGAADALIGCDLVVSSSPKASGTYRRGTRAAVNTAEMPTGDVVRFRDADLASPARLRAIGQVISEGNLGTIDANALAERLLGDAVYANIIMLGFAWQRRLVPISLAALLRAIELNGVAVERNKQALAWGRIAAADPDLLKTEDAPKAETLDQLIDRRADFLTAYQDAAYAARYRTTVAKVRNAETVLNSEALTEAVARALFKLMAYKDEYEVARLHMQSGFLDELKSEFEDGFSVRYHLAPPFLPSQRDARGRPRKRAFGQWIQMPLALLARLKGLRGTPFDPFGYARERRTERELITWYEALIERMLGELGRARLPDLVAIAKAPMEIRGYGPVKDAAIGRTKTEVERLFGELQTSSPPKMRAAG
- a CDS encoding DUF3616 domain-containing protein encodes the protein MTLARTGWLATLLLGLVVACVPPSIAGADDAWPVKKRLIGEDDGKSKDVSGIACTTADGFPRSCLVIDDNLQDAQFVELTDGKLVAGSPVKLIDNTFNDKALELDGEGVAFSKGDYEYYYVIGSHGHPRDKDHKLDPEKDADKIRAKIAASSQIVRFRTTGVNGNVSGLERTSKLRDVIGTEPALRDFMDVRLEKNGLTIEGVAIKGDRTLLAGFRGPVLDGKCAVVLAVEVASLFGDGKSSDHRLYRLPLGNGRGVRDLASFGDGILVLAGPGADGPGTYAVYAWDGASESVELLKDLPFDPKRKPEGLLPLDKTSTGWRVLILFDGDKEGAPTPIEISASGPRSSSCPPG
- the iaaH gene encoding indoleacetamide hydrolase gives rise to the protein MDFDQLTLGQAAAGVRAGTVTSTTLTTEALARAKSNADLNAFVTLDEDGALKAAAAFDATGDKDKPLGGVPVVIKDNIEVAGLPCSAGTPALRDYVPKADAPVVAKLRAAGAIIIGKTSMHELAFGISGYNSALRTGAGFGVRNAYDRTLIAGGSSSGTGAAIGARIVAGGLGTDTGGSVRVPAALNGCASLRPTVGRYPQQGIAPISHTRDTAGPMAATMADVALLDRVITGGAAVAPADLKQMRIGIVRTMLTNLDVDTETAFQAAIVRMKAQGVTVVEVEMPQLAELNGQVGFPVALYEAYDDMVGYLAHTGTGLTIEALAMEIASPDVKGTYDGLVIPRKLPGPDDTLLDARPIYDAAIKTARPALQALYATTFADHRLDAIAFPTTPRVAIASNPDSSSLENFGLFIQNTDPGSNAGIPGIQIPIALGATSKLPIGLELDGPAGSDHRLLAIGMALDDIFKRLPPPTS